In Aspergillus nidulans FGSC A4 chromosome II, a single window of DNA contains:
- a CDS encoding uncharacterized protein (transcript_id=CADANIAT00004093) encodes MVLRKRAPPHLHNLSQGNARFELRSSFSKTSPTSFSLSSTSPKRLTRPSRAQSSPHPRRIPSQDSIFSPDLNTSPAFDLMSLEQAQRSPIRTSSTDTPNPWADELVDKSTQSSQDNADPTERADMNSGLRDGESVDSRKGVPSIVLAGTQRRMAANELPPRQEGAGTSDWEYLASSSIPLQSNNPFLKPSQYDNNAWADENSRASSLRDDASVGLGQDEGYIPMTARLSLFDQQLESESPWASEASRSQGAGMSSQETGVATLGSPEAHEIFDGLQQPQPQLHPEQNPSQPRISTPGTISTATTGSSHVLIELDDSPAQENGNDTRQVTQSNADEATIQGYGPPAALQNVQPDGGASQQGISPPTRLSLPSQSQDTQRSATPDGTAQQTKRSETYSIRHISWKDSTGTLRDSPVLIQNQNGPCPLLALVNALILRAAGQDFQPPIVRALRSREQISLGLLIEALFDELTTRLGPDDEFPDIEALSRFLTMLHTGMNVNPRLTLEPNSVTGTFLETEDIKLYSTFGVSLVHGWLASPSTEACAALGRMGQYHEDIQMLPFRKQELEDRVMQGTALSTEEERIMADIHAIQHFTDFENATQLSAFGLEQLSRTLQPGSFSILFRNDHFSTLYKHPQLQRLFTLVTDAGYSNHAEVVWESLVDVNGSNAGFYAGDFRLVSHSTPQESDPSGPRTSSHDTSQHSSTLSAQEQADADYAYALSLQYQEEEQQRPGPARGRSQSAANLGTSANTPAVNRQQRQSYGHHSQSHFQSSGPVHEDQDDIPPPSYEQAAKSPIYTPPQQSPNITDAPPRSPYQRNPYARHPERGARERNKDCIVM; translated from the exons ATGGTCTTGAGAAAACGAGCTCCTCCGCACCTTCACAACCTCAGTCAAGGGAATGCCCGCTTCGAACTTCGCTCTTCATTCTCAAAAACCTCCCCGACGTCCTTTTCTCTATCATCAACCTCACCTAAACGCCTGACCCGTCCTAGCAGAGCCCAGAgctctccgcatcctcgtcgCATTCCGTCGCAGGACTCTATATTCTCGCCTGATCTGAATACGTCGCCAGCTTTCGACCTGATGTCTCTAGAGCAGGCGCAGCGGTCCCCGATTCGGACTTCGTCTACCGACACTCCGAATCCTTGGGCGGATGAGCTCGTCGATAAGTCAACCCAGAGCTCTCAGGACAATGCGGATCCAACAGAGCGGGCGGACATGAACAGTGGTCTACGCGATGGAGAGTCGGTTGATAGCAGGAAGGGGGTGCCTTCGATCGTTCTTGCGGGCACCCAAAGAAGAATGGCAGCAAATGAACTCCCGCCGCGCCAAGAGGGCGCTGGCACCTCTGACTGGGAGTAtttggcctcttcttctatcCCACTACAGTCGAACAACCCGTTTTTGAAACCATCGCAGTACGATAACAATGCATGGGCGGATGAAAACTCCCGCGCGTCATCTCTTAGGGATGACGCAAGCGTTGGGTTAGGTCAAG ACGAGGGCTATATACCGATGACCGCTCGCCTATCGCTCTTTGACCAGCAGCTGGAGTCCGAATCTCCTTGGGCCAGCGAGGCTAGTCGAAGCCAAGGCGCAGGGATGAGTAGCCAGGAGACCGGTGTCGCAACACTTGGTTCCCCAGAAGCTCACGAGATCTTCGATGGTCTGCAACAGCCACAGCCTCAGCTACATCCAGAGCAAAATCCTTCACAACCTAGGATAAGCACACCAGGGACTATATCAACCGCCACTACTGGGTCATCCCATGTCCTTATCGAGTTGGATGACTCTCCCGCGCAGGAAAACGGAAATGACACCAGGCAAGTGACGCAGTCTAATGCAGATGAAGCAACAATTCAAGGATACGGTCCTCCTGCCGCACTCCAAAATGTCCAGCCTGATGGTGGCGCGTCGCAGCAAGGCATTAGCCCACCCACAAGATTGTCGCTGCCGTCTCAATCCCAGGATACACAAAGATCCGCGACTCCAGACGGAACCGCCCAACAGACGAAGCGATCAGAGACGTATTCCATCAGACATATTAGTTGGAAAGATAGTACGGGAACGTTGCGTGACTCCCCTGTGCTGATTCAGAATCAGAACGGGCCATGCCCGCTTTTAGCCCTGGTGAACGCCCTGATACTCCGTGCTGCAGGCCAGGACTTCCAGCCTCCCATTGTAAGGGCTCTACGAAGCAGGGAGCAAATCTCGTTGGGCTTGTTGATTGAGGCACTGTTTGATGAACTGACGACACGTCTGGGACCCGACGACGAATTTCCCGACATTGAAGCTCTCAGTCGTTTCCTGACTATGTTGCATACTGGAATGAACGTCAACCCGCGATTGACTCTG GAACCGAACTCTGTAACCGGCACATTTCTTGAGACCGAAGATATCAAGCTCTATAGTACTTTTGGGGTATCCCTGGTACACGGGTGGCTCGCCTCCCCATCGACGGAAGCTTGTGCGGCATTGGGGCGGATGGGCCAGTATCATGAAGATATTCAAATGCTCCCATTCCGTAAACAGGAGCTTGAAGACCGTGTGATGCAGGGCACAGCACTAAgtactgaagaagaaagaatcATGGCTGATATACACGCAATCCAGCATTTCACGGACTTCGAAAACGCCACACAATTGAGCGCTTTTGGTCTAGAACAATTATCTAGAACGCTGCAACCTGGTTCCTTCTCTATCTTATTTCGCAACGATCACTTCTCTACCCTTTACAAGCATCCGCAACTGCAGAGACTCTTTACACTCGTCACCGATGCTGGTTACTCTAACCATGCAGAAGTTGTGTGGGAGAGTCTTGTTGATGTGAACGGATCCAATGCGGGCTTTTACGCCGGCGATTTTAGACTTGTCAGCCACAGTACACCTCAAGAATCCGACCCATCGGGGCCCCGGACTTCGAGTCACGACACTTCGCAGCATTCCAGCACACTTTCAGCCCAAGAGCAGGCAGACGCGGACTATGCGTAtgctctctctctccagtaccaggaagaggaacaacAGCGACCGGGACCTGCGCGCGGCCGCTCCCAGAGCGCAGCCAACCTTGGAACTAGCGCAAACACTCCTGCTGTAAATCGTCAACAGCGTCAATCATATGGTCACCACTCCCAATCCCACTTTCAGAGTAGTGGACCGGTACACGAAGATCAGGATGACATTCCGCCTCCGTCTTATGAGCAGGCGGCCAAGAGTCCGATATATACGCCCCCGCAACAGAGCCCTAATATCACAGATGCGCCCCCACGGAGCCCATACCAAAGGAATCCGTATGCTCGACATCCTGAGCGGGGCGCTAGGGAGCGGAACAAAGACTGTATAGTCATGTGA
- a CDS encoding putative extracellular endoglucanase (transcript_id=CADANIAT00004094), producing MQRLLSITGLSALLQVAYTQVTCSGNFTPITAEDFVANIHPGWNLGNTLDAIPDEGSWNNAPVEAATLDLIKQSGFKSVRLPVTWTHHFTGESPDWTVDPAWLQRVSDVLDSITSRDLYAIVNVHHDSWEWADVTASGADLDLIDEKFYRLWYQIGTTLGCKPNLVAFESINEPPANTAEDGAEINKLNSIFLQAIADAGGFNSQRVVNLVGGGQDSIKTSQWFEVPENITNPWAIQFHYYSPYDFIFSAWGKTIWGSDTDKDTLTTDFELIRNNFTDVPLILGEYDASSVNTEPAARWKYFDHIQRVASQFGIATVMWDNGADHLDRTTGQWRDPTTLDIVIGTTAETANSLPDSTEDASATEQFSSAYIYHQVGTNVTSQSLPYLFNGNSLVSITESDGTVLVSGSDYLVSGDNIVFSATYLGTKYTASSTSGIIDTLTLEFNGGATSPTIQIVQWDTPVLSSTSASASAVSGADLSIPITWNGVPKLASVKAVTSSGIYLFDDWTQWLGPLQQARATYSNHWNWDDNNAIITAAAIDAVVAAGETSVFTFEFYPRVDGEENTVDFTLTV from the exons ATGCAAAGACTACTATCAATCACGGGGCTTTCTGCTCTCTTGCAGGTTGCATACACCCAAGTTACATGTTCAGGAAACTTTACTCCCATAACCGCAGAGGACTTTGTTGCAAACATCCATCCTGGGTGGAATCTAGGGAATACTCTGGACGCCATTCCAGACGAAGGTTCCTGGAACAATGCTCCTGTTGAGGCAGCAACGCTCGACCTCATCAAACAGTCAGGGTTCAAGAGCGTTCGTCTTCCAG TGACCTGGACCCATCATTTCACTGGAGAATCTCCTGACTGGACTGTCGACCCGGCATGGCTGCAACGCGTCTCTGATGTCCTAGACTCGATCACTTCTCGAGACTTGTATGCCATCGTGAATGTCCACCATG ATTCGTGGGAATGGGCCGATGTCACTGCTTCCGGCGCCGACCTAGACCTGATTGATGAGAAATTCTATCGCCTGTGGTACCAGATCGGGACCACTTTGGGGTGTAAGCCCAATTTGGTTGCTTTTGAATCCATCAACGAACCCCCAGCGAACACCGCTGAAGACGGCGCCGAAATCAATAAACTGAACAGTATTTTCCTTCAGGCaattgctgatgctggcgGGTTCAATTCCCAGCGTGTTGTTAACCTTGTCGGAGGTGGCCAGGATAGTATCAAGACATCCCAGTGGTTTGAAGTTCCAGAAAACATCACGAATCCTTGGGCTATCCAGTTCCATTACTACAGTCCTT ACGACTTCATTTTCAGCGCATG GGGCAAAACAATCTGGGGCTCAGACACCGATAAGGATACCCTCACAACAGACTTCGAGCTCATTCGCAACAACTTCACCGACGTCCCACTAATCCTAGGTGAATACGACGCATCATCAGTTAACACTGAGCCGGCCGCGCGCTGGAAATACTTCGACCATATCCAGCGCGTCGCATCCCAATTCGGCATTGCAACTGTTATGTGGGACAATGGTGCAGATCATCTAGATCGTACAACTGGGCAATGGCGTGATCCGACAACTCTGGACATCGTCATTGGTACAACGGCTGAGACAGCTAACAGTCTCCCTGATAGTACTGAGGACGCTTCTGCAACAGAGCAGTTTTCATctgcatatatatatcacCAGGTTGGGACGAACGTTACGTCTCAAAGTCTCCCGTACCTCTTTAATGGTAATTCTCTCGTATCAATTACGGAGTCCGATGGTACGGTGCTGGTCAGCGGCTCCGACTACTTGGTTTCTGGTGATAACATCGTCTTCTCGGCTACATACCTGGGAACGAAGTACACTGCTTCTAGCACCTCTGGCATTATCGATACTTTGACTTTGGAGTTCAATGGTGGTGCCACATCCCCCACTATTCAAATCGTGCAGTGGGATACACCAGTCCTTTCTTCAACCTCTGCAtcagcttctgcagtctcAGGGGCTGACCTTTCCATCCCAATTACTTGGAACGGCGTTCCGAAACTTGCGTCTGTGAAGGCTGTTACGAGCTCAGGTATCTATTTGTTCGACGATTGGACCCAGTGGCTTGGTCCGCTTCAACAGGCTCGTGCT ACTTACAGCAACCACTGGAACTGGGACGACAACAATGCTATCATCACGGCTGCCGCAATTGATGCAGTTGTGGCAGCCGGGGAAACCTCGGTCTTTACGTTCGAGTTTTACCCTCGtgtggatggggaggagaatACAGTTGACTTCACGTTGACTGTTTAA
- a CDS encoding putative DUF221 domain protein (transcript_id=CADANIAT00004095), with the protein MPERTLLNFLVARQDLLDPSNDPNVGSSRGNASSTTSETLDTITGGGDSTSLSSLISTLLPALLLAIIWFSIFLIFRRTQVRCEKSPQLPTGWVNWVGQFLKISDAHVLNHHSMDGYLFLRFLRILCVTFFVGCLITWPILLPIHATGGVGNTQLDALSFSNVKDKSRYYAHAIMACVYFAYVFYNVTRESIFYANLRQAYLNSPAYAHRISSRTILFMSVPEDYKNEKKLQQVFGNTIRRIWITSDCKELEKKVQERDKYAHRLERLETRLIRSANTVHMKLLKAGTIPSTECADCEAIDSTMYHKIRRPAHRTKLFGEKVDSIRWLREKIVSLSKEIEVLQKKHQNHEGRLLSAIFIEFNSQSDAQIALQTLSHHQPLHMTPRFSGISPDEVVWSALNLSWWQRIVRRFLVQGGIAAMIIFWSIPSALVGTISNISYLTSEIPFLRFIDDLPEVIKGVIAGLLPAAALVLLMSLVPIICRYSARRAGVPSASRVELFTQSAHFCFQVVQVFLVTTLTSAASAATAQIIQDPLSAKDLLAENLPKATNFYISYFLLQGLTISSMAVVQIMSVLVFKFITTFFDGSPRRLYERWAALSGISWGNVFPVFTNMGVIALTYSCIAPLILGFCFVGVYLVYQAYRYNFLFVYDIRIDTKGLVYPRALQHLLTGVYLANICLIGLFAIKSAIGPLLIMVFFTILFICAHLSLNEALGPLYSFLPRTLDVEEELQQAKEEELALLQTMPRSRWTRTLKWFHPNLYRDFAALRRKVRRDHVEIRYSDEERRNAYFEPCITAKTPTIWIPRDKWGVSKVEIEESDPSIPITDNGAHLDERGKIVWDKFDPNLPLWELKTLY; encoded by the exons ATGCCGGAACGGACTTTATTGAACTTTCTTGTTGCACGACAAGATCTCCTT GATCCCAGCAATGATCCCAACGTTGGGTCCTCGAGAGGAAATGCCTCGTCAACTACGTCTGAGACACTAGACACCATTACCGGTGGAGGAGATTCGACCTCTCTCTCATCGCTTATATCCACATTGCTTCCGGCATTGTTGCTCGCAATTATCTggttctccatcttcctgatCTTTCGCCGAACACAAGTACGGTG TGAGAAGAGTCCGCAGCTACCTACCGGATGGGTGAACTGGGTCGGGCAGTTCCTCAAGATCTCCGATGCTCACGTTCTCAACCATCATTCTATGGATGGGTACCTGTTTCTGCGGTTTTTGAGAATCCTTTGCGTGACATTCTTTGTTGGATGCTTGATCACATGGCCAATACTGCTTCCTATCCATGCAACAGGTGGAGTAGGTAATACTCAGCTTGATGCTTTAAGTTTCAGCAATGTTAAGGATAAAAGCCGTTACTATGCCCATGCCATCATGGCATGCGTGTACTTCG CGTATGTATTCTACAATGTGACACGAGAAAGCATATTCTATGCAAATCTTCGGCAAGCATATCTCAACTCGCCGGCCTATGCTCACCGGATTTCGTCCAGAACAATACTTTTCATGTCAGTCCCAGAAGACTACAAGAACGAAAAAAAGTTACAACAAGTTTTTGGGAATACCATCCGCCGAATCTGGATAACATCCGATTGCAAAGAACTTGAGAAAAAGGTTCAGGAGAGGGACAAGTACGCTCACCGGTTGGAAAGGCTAGAAACAAGATTGATCAGATCGGCGAATACAGTGCACATgaagcttctcaaagccGGCACGATTCCGTCTACAGAGTGTGCCGACTGCGAAGCGATAGATTCCACGATGTATCATAAGATTCGGCGGCCGGCGCATCGAACCAAACTGTTTGGAGAGAAGGTGGACTCAATACGCTGGCTTCGCGAAAAGATTGTTAGTCTTTCGAAAGAGATCGAGGTTCTGCAAAAGAAGCACCAAAACCACGAAGGACGGCTTCTATCCGCCATCTTTATTGAGTTTAACTCGCAATCTGATGCCCAGATTGCGCTTCAGACGCTCTCTCACCATCAACCGCTGCACATGACGCCCCGATTTTCCGGCATTTCTCCAGATGAAGTTGTCTGGTCCGCACTGAACCTCAGCTGGTGGCAGCGTATTGTGAGAAGGTTCCTCGTTCAGGGTGGGATAGCAGCAATGATTATATTCTGGTCAATCCCGTCTGCTCTTGTCGGTACTATCTCTAATATTAGCTACCTGACGAGCGAAATTCCTTTCTTGCGCTTCATCGATGACCTCCCTGAGGTGATCAAGGGCGTGATCGCAGGTTTATTGCCAGCTGCTGCCCTAGTCCTGCTGATGTCCCTTGTTCCTATAATATGCCGTT ATAGCGCCCGGCGTGCCGGCGTCCCTTCTGCGTCTCGAGTTGAGCTTTTCACCCAGAGTGCACACTTCTGCTTTCAGGTCGTTCAGGTATTCCTCGTAACGACTTTGACATCTGCAGCATCCGCAGCAACGGCGCAAATCATCCAAGACCCTCTCTCAGCGAAGGATCTCCTAGCTGAGAACTTGCCAAAGGCGACGAATTTCTACATTTCCTACTTTCTCCTCCAGGGACTGACCATCAGCTCCATGGCCGTAGTACAGATCATGAGCGTGCTCGTCTTCAAATTCATAACCACTTTCTTCGATGGCTCCCCCCGCCGCCTGTACGAGCGGTGGGCCGCCCTCAGCGGGATAAGCTGGGGCAACGTCTTTCCTGTCTTCACAAACATGGGTGTAATCG CATTAACATACTCCTGCATCGCGCCCTTGATCCTCGGCTTCTGTTTCGTGGGCGTCTACCTCGTCTACCAAGCCTACCGCTACAATTTCCTTTTCGTCTACGACATCCGCATCGATACAAAAGGTCTCGTTTACCCCCGCGCCCTCCAACATCTCCTTACAGGCGTCTACCTCGCCAACATCTGCCTGATTGGCCTATTCGCCATCAAGTCCGCCATTGGCCCGCTGCTCATCATGGTCTTTTTCACAATACTTTTCATCTGCGCGCATCTTTCGCTGAATGAAGCTTTGGGCCCCCTATACTCCTTCCTTCCACGCACCCTTGAcgttgaggaagaactgcaacaagccaaagaggaagaactcgCGCTTCTCCAGACAATGCCGCGTAGCAGATGGACCAGGACACTGAAATGGTTCCATCCGAACCTGTATCGGGATTTCGCCGCGCTGAGGCGAAAAGTTCGTCGTGATCATGTAGAAATCAGGTACTcggatgaggagagaaggaatGCATATTTTGAGCCGTGTATTACAGCGAAGACGCCTACCATATGGATCCCGAGGGATAAATGGGGGGTATCGAAAGttgagattgaagaatcTGACCCCAGTATCCCAATCACAGATAATGGGGCACATTTGGATGAGCGGGGGAAAATTGTTTGGGATAAGTTCGATCCGAATTTGCCTCTTTGGGAGTTAAAGACGTTATACTAG
- a CDS encoding protein pigP (transcript_id=CADANIAT00004096) — protein sequence MSLLREQKGEFYTQDETDASPVISHFEQKQPFPPLPPDELDAPRDADTQSNCFPGEDDQDLASSHPDGDVEDDVDFHSHYSLEDQSFSDASTDSNDEQSPEDGIAMHHPFRQSASSLHGPNAFAPPFYNRPPTPLPPSPSLTSLLRPPFSTNTSRPTTPDSSDVETPNDTEAAVAKSARRATTVPRASPKVPTYEYYGFVLYLASSLAFLIYILWSYLPSPFLHQLGIYYYPNRWWSLAFPSWLVMSIIYIYVALASYNTGYLTLPMNSVENIVDEVANVAVIDGKGRRRPGGAAKMRPGATSFQIMGPQNRKVNWREIWSEGTDAVLDIPVGGVCEVLYGPERDEKDDDCVESPDL from the exons ATGTCCCTTCTGAGAGAGCAGAAGGGAGAATTCTATACTCAGGATGAAACCGATGCGAGTCCGGTAATATCACATTTCGAGCAGAAACAGCCGTTCCCACCTCTACCACCCGACGAATTAGACGCGCCTCGAGATGCCGATACCCAGTCCAATTGCTTCCCGGGGGAAGATGACCAGGACCTAGCTTCTTCACATCCTGACGGAGATGTAGAGGATGATGTGGACTTCCACTCACATTACTCTCTGGAGGACCAGTCTTTCTCAGATGCCTCTACAGATTCGAACGATGAGCAATCGCCCGAGGATGGCATTGCGATGCATCATCCTTTCCGACAGTCGGCGAGCTCTCTTCATGGACCTAATGCGTTTGCGCCGCCATTCTACAACCGACCTCCCACCCCTCTCCCGCCGTCTCCTTCACTGACTTCCCTCCTACGGCCTCCCTTCTCCACCAATACTTCGCGACCGACCACTCCCGATAGCTCTGACGTGGAGACGCCCAATGACACTGAAGCAGCCGTCGCAAAGTCTGCGAGGAGAGCGACGACTGTGCCCAGGGCGAGCCCAAAGGTTCCGACTTACGAGTATTATGGCTTCGTCCTCTACCTCGCATCTTCACTGGCATTCT TAATCTACATTCTGTGGTCTTACCTCCCTTCGCCCTTCCTACATCAGCTTGGAATATATTACTATCCAAATCGATGGTGGTCGTTGGCTTTTCCTTCCTGGCTAGTCATGTCGATCATCTATATCTACGTTGCCTTAGCATCGTACAATACTGGATATTTGACTCTACCCATGAATAGCGTGGAGAATATTGTCGATGAAGTGGCAAACGTGGCGGTCATAGACGGGAAGGGGAGACGCCGGCCTGGTGGTGCTGCGAAAATGCGCCCTGGGGCTACCTCTTTTCAGATCATGGGCCCGCAAAATCGCAAAGTCAACTGGAGGGAAATCTGGAGCGAAGGGACGGATGCGGTTCTGGATATTCCTGTTGGGGGTGTATGCGAAGTTCTCTACGGGCCAGAACgggatgagaaggatgatgacTGTGTAGAAAGTCCGGATTTGTAG
- a CDS encoding protein strA (transcript_id=CADANIAT00004097): MSGGGGFVGPGGDANGGPQGTEYTLQGVMRFLQTEWHRHERDRNAWEIERAEMKSRIGKLEGDVRTSKRLHESLGKHVRLLEAALKKEREKVRKLTNNEPVEDLRDPKEIARESINALKSQRPKPDALGDLDPSAEAQLDHRQEAERDKSRLYLSKCSQEIAYHVIPSAHPPPDLGDLELSNHVYGNQQLSQQSLEEAYIQQQRQKHQASNMMAREVPMQNHQPIVRHYPDNMGLSRAPSQYNLPATSRDAVDRRGIEHQQTPITSNEDSKQSLEVSLRERGGLERQVYDAYGSQAPVEETSRPQQTEENPSDADGWNFDDPPEQAAPPESIPQRPDVDAFPNANFSRQKSPARSGSLSHRRKSSGARRKSDGAVDLGTTASLRQDSTFKVRFALRGHLDVVRAVIFTGGGSPSEPEICTCSDDGTIKRWFIPASFGASGHTSSSGSDLDITSYFTHRGHVGAVTALAACSPSQNFSNGGRTVGDGWVFSGGQDASVRVWERGRVDPKATLDGHSDAVWGLCVLPGTAGSIFGDQSSHYGGPDRVILASGAADGKIIIWAIVRTESPSPTCISPLSLAGINFVVSYTDASILVYDTRTGEEIVGMASLETYDGTRSTGVNSVVATTVGFDGSAGLDPSRTLADEEVVHGATGSSGVEGVVISGYEDRYIRFFDANSGQCTYTMLAHPSAIASLSLSPDGRELVSAGHDASLRFWNLEKRSCTQEITSHRLMRGEGVCSVVWSRDGRWVVGGGGDGVVKVFSR; this comes from the exons ATGtctggaggtggagggttCGTCGGTCCTGGCGGTGATGCAAACGGCGGACCTCAGGGGACGGAGTACACATTACAAG GTGTAATGCGCTTCCTCCAGACGGAATGGCACCGACACGAGCGAGACCGCAACGCCTGGGAGATCGAGCGCGCGGAAATGAAGTCTCGGATAGGCAAACTTGAGGGCGACGTCCGAACAAGCAAGCGCTTGCATGAGTCCTTGGGAAAGCATGTCCGGCTGCTTGAAGCTGCGTTGAAGAAAGAACGCGAGAAGGTCAGAAAACTTACTAATAATGAGCCTGTGGAGGATCTCCGGGATCCCAAGGAGATTGCGCGGGAAAGCATCAATGCTCTGAAAT CTCAACGACCGAAACCTGACGCGCTAGGAGATCTTGACCCTAGCGCTGAGGCCCAACTCGATCACCGCCAGGAGGCCGAACGCGATAAGTCACGATTATACCTATCCAAGTGCTCTCAGGAAATCGCGTATCATGTCATTCCTTCCGCGCACCCACCTCCCGACCTTGGCGACCTTGAGCTATCGAACCATGTTTATGGGAACCAGCAGCTGTCCCAGCAGAGCCTAGAAGAGGCAtatatccagcagcagcgacagAAACACCAGGCAAGCAATATGATGGCACGGGAAGTCCCTATGCAGAATCACCAGCCTATTGTTAGGCACTACCCCGATAATATGGGTTTGTCTCGCGCTCCTAGTCAGTACAATCTGCCGGCCACCTCGAGGGACGCTGTCGATAGACGAGGTATAGAACACCAGCAGACCCCAATAACAAGCAATGAGGACAGCAAGCAGTCTTTGGAAGTTTCCCTTCGGGAACGTGGGGGTCTAGAAAGACAAGTATACGATGCCTACGGATCGCAGGCTCCTGTCGAGGAAACGTCACGGCCCCAGCAGACTGAGGAAAATCCTAGTGATGCTGATGGCTGGAATTTCGATGATCCTCCTGAACAGGCTGCTCCGCCAGAATCAATACCTCAGAGACCCGATGTTGATGCATTTCCGAATGCGAATTTTTCCCGACAGAAATCGCCTGCAAGGTCAGGATCGTTATCCCATCGGCGGAAAAGCTCCGGGGCTCGACGAAAGAGTGATGGAGCCGTTGATCTCGGTACTACGGCCAGTTTGAGGCAAGATTCTACCTTCAAAGTTAGATTTGCCCTGCGAGGACACTTAGATGTTGTCCGAGCCGTAATTTTTACTGGCGGTGGCAGCCCATCTGAACCTGAAATATGCACCTGCAGCGATGACGGAACGATCAAGCGGTGGTTTATTCCTGCGAGCTTCGGAGCGTCCGGTCACACGTCGAGTTCCGGTAGCGATTTGGATATTACGAGCTACTTTACCCACCGGGGTCACGTTGGAGCTGTTACTGCTTTGGCGGCATGCTCTCCATCGCAGAACTTTTCGAACGGTGGCCGCACGGTTGGCGATGGCTGGGTTTTCTCCGGTGGGCAGGATGCTAGTGTACGAGTCTGGGAAAGGGGCAGGGTAGATCCCAAGGCAACTCTGGATGGCCATTCCGATGCAGTCTGGGGTCTATGCGTCCTTCCCGGAACAGCAGGCTCTATATTTGGCGACCAGTCTAGCCATTATGGCGGCCCCGATCGCGTTATTCTCGCCTCGGGCGCCGCTGATGGCAAGATAATCATCTGGGCG ATTGTTCGAACAGAATCACCTTCGCCCACTTGTATCAGTCCCCTTTCCCTTGCTGGTATCAATTTCGTCGTGTCCTACACAGACGCTTCGATTCTTGTTTACGATACTAGAaccggcgaggagattgtGGGCATGGCCAGTCTCGAGACGTATGATGGCACCCGGTCAACAGGCGTTAACTCAGTTGTTGCAACCACTGTTGGTTTTGACGGGTCAGCGGGTCTTGATCCTAGCCGAAcgctggctgatgaagaagttGTTCACGGGGCCACTGGTTCAAGTGGTGTGGAGGGCGTTGTCATCAGTGGCTACGAAGACAGATATATTCGCTTCTTTGACGCCAATAGCG GACAATGTACCTACACCATGCTAGCACATCCTTCTGCCATTGcttccctttctctttctccagatGGCCGCGAGCTAGTGTCTGCAGGGCACGACGCCAGCCTGCGGTTTTGGAACCTTGAAAAGCGAAGCTGCACGCAAGAAATTACAAGTCATCGACTGATGCGTGGTGAAGGGGTCTGCTCTGTCGTCTGGAGTCGCGATGGCCGGTGggtcgttggcggcggcggcgatggagTAGTCAAGGTGTTCTCGAGATAA
- a CDS encoding uncharacterized protein (transcript_id=CADANIAT00004098), giving the protein MSELAFTKSFISALDSRPIKLRADYVHDQGNTPRVPYTLPRLQPPRPSMPKKTTASKTTNPGSSKSITVTLRSARNPLLEITLSNVPLATTTVSDLKDAVRERVLENTTEADNKVPLEKIKILFKKKPVTGTGKTVADVVSDAGEEELLAGGKEVEFGVMIIGGARVIEGQNQAQGEAPETVSQETSGAEETIAKAAVGPSGETLLETGAFWDDLQGYLAQRLKDEDVARKLRGLFKDAWAASR; this is encoded by the exons ATGTCTGAACTAGCATTCACAAAGTCCTTTATCTCTGCGCTTGACTCCCGTCCCATTAAACTGCGGGCTGACTATGTCCACGACCAAGGAAACACTCCTCGGGTTCCT TACACCCTGCCCCGCTTGCAACCCCCGCGTCCCTCCatgccgaagaagacgacggcaTCGAAGACGACAAACCCCGGCTCCTCAAAATCTATCACCGTCACACTTAGATCAGCGCGCAATCCCTTGCTCGAAATAACTCTGTCTAACGTCCCACTGGCCACAACAACCGTGTCGGACTTGAAGGACGCCGTCCGCGAACGTGTTCTCGAAAACACCACAGAAGCTGACAACAAAGTgcctctggagaagatcaagatcctcttcaagaagaagcccgtaACGGGTACTGGGAAGACTGTTGCGGATGTTGTGAGTGatgccggagaagaggagtTACTGGCCGGTGGTAAGGAGGTAGAGTTTGGGGTTATGATTATAGGAGGGGCAAGGGTTATTGAGGGCCAAAACCAAGCACAGGGAGAGGCGCCTGAGACGGTATCTCAGGAGACGAGTGGGGCCGAAGAGACGATTGCGAAGGCTGCGGTTGGACCGAGTGGTGAGACCTTGTTGGAGACGGGGGCGTTCTGGGATGACTTGCAGGGATATCTGGCCCAGAGGCTtaaggatgaggatgtggCCAGAAAGTTAAGGGGGTTGTTTAAGGATGCTTGGGCTGCGAGTCGGTGA